GATACGCGACTGTCCGGGATTGTGCGCATGGTCGAGCAGGCTCAGGCGGGCAAGCTGCCGGTTCAGGCTCTGGTCGACAAGGTGACGCTGGTCTTCGTTCCGGTGGTGATGGCACTGTCGGTGCTTGCCTTCCTGCTATGGCTCATCTTCGGACCAGCCCCCGCCCTGCCCTATGCGGTGGTCGCGGCGATATCTGTGCTGATTATCGCCTGCCCATGCGCGATGGGGCTGGCTATTCCCGTGTCGATCCTGGTCGGGACGGGCCGTGGCGCTCAGCTTGGCATTCTGTTCCGGCGCGGGGATGCGTTGCAGCGTCTTGCCTCATCGCGAATCGTCGCCTTCGACAAGACCGGCACGCTGACACAGGGCAAGCCATCCATTGTCGGGATCGAAACCGCCGGAACCGGGCGCGATGACATCATCCGGCTTGCCGCCGGGATCGAGGCAGGATCGGATCACCCGCTCGCCCTCGCCATCATCGCCGGAGCCGAGGCAGAGGGCATAAGCCCGGCAGCATCCTCGGAGGTGAATGCGCTTCCCGGATATGGCGTGTCTGGTATCGCAGACGGACGGAAGGTTCTTGCCGGAAATCTGGCCGCGATTCGGAACGCTGCCATCGCACCGGATGAATCCCTGCTGAATTTCGCGAACCGCGCTGCGTCTCAGGGGCAAACCCCCGTCCATGTCGCGATCGACGGCACCCATGTCGCGGCAATCGCAATCGCCGATCCGCCGCGCGAAAAATCGGGTGAGGCCATCCGTGAACTACATGATCTCGGGCTGAAAACGGCGCTGATTTCGGGGGATGTTCAGGAAGCTGCGGATGCTGTGGGCAAATCGCTTGGCATCGACCTTGTACGCGGTGGTGTGACGCCGGAAGCGAAGCTGGAAACGCTGGCCGGTCTGGGTGACGATACCGTTTTCGTCGGAGACGGGATCAATGACGCCCCCGCACTTGCCGGTGCCGATACCGGCATCGCAATGGGCAGCGGCACCGATGTCGCGATAGAAGCAGCAGAGGTGGTCCTGATGCAGCCCGATCCCTCAGCGGTGCCGCTTGCGGTGCGCCTGTCGCGCTCGGTCATGCGGAATATCCGCCAGAACCTGTTCTGGGCCTTCGCCTATAATGCCCTGCTGATCCCGGTTGCGATGGGGCTTCTGGTGCCGTTCGGAGGACCGCAGCTTTCCCCTATGCTCGCCGCCGCCGCGATGGCGATGTCATCGGTCTTCGTGGTGACGAATGCGCTGAGACTTCGGCGGTTTTCGTAAGGAGAAACGAACCACATCTTCAGGGTGTTTATATGTAGATTATTCAACCCTTGGATGTATAAAGATGCAAAGCCACGATTCTCCATGTGAAGGCAGATGGCCACCGCAACGGCACCACAAAACGCCACTGACCGCTCCAGCCCCGCAGGTCTTATCCTGCGGGGCTGGATTCTTTTGTCGTTCCTGCTGTTCGTAATTGCACCAAGCGGGGTCTGGGGCTGGTATCTCTGGCGGTATGCGCAACCGCAATATGTCTCGACCATTGCCTTCTCGGTCCGCAAGGAGGAAACCAATCCGACGCTCGATCTGCTTGGCGGGCTGACCGAGCTGACAAGCAGCACAAGCGCCAAGGACCCCGATATTCTGTACGATTTCCTGCGCAGTCAGGACATCGTGGCGACAATCGACGACAGGCTTGATCTTGGCACAATCTATTCCCGCGGGCGGCACACTGATCCCGTCTTCACCTATGATCCCGACGGCACTCTGGAGCAGTTGACGCGATACTGGCGCAGACAGGTCAGGGTCGATTACGATTCTACAACCCGGCTGATCACGCTTCGTGTCATGGCCTTCATCCCGGAAGATGCCGTTGCCATCGCAGAGGCCGCAT
This sequence is a window from Paracoccus aerodenitrificans. Protein-coding genes within it:
- a CDS encoding heavy metal translocating P-type ATPase, producing MSSLAEKHRDVELTLSGLSCASCVGRAERALAAVPGVSDPQVNLATGRARLKIAGPETLTQATEALERAGYPATAQQATLNIADMTCASCVGRVERSLLALPGVTAAQVNLATGSATVSHVGLEPAAIAEAVTNAGYKATPADGQIPTAAPGDDAAALHRAFLTALALTLPIFIVEMGGHVFPAFHHWVQNTIPTQALWIAEFVLTVIVLAGPGRVFFRHGVPALLRGAPDMNSLVVLGASAAFLYSAVATFASALLPEGAAHVYYESAAVIVTLILLGRWLEARAKGEAGQAIRRLMELAPDTAQVERDGAVSDLPVEQIRPGDIIRLRPGERIAVDGEIIEGSGNVDESMLTGEPLPAAKAPGDTLTGGTINGNSLLRFRVTATGADTRLSGIVRMVEQAQAGKLPVQALVDKVTLVFVPVVMALSVLAFLLWLIFGPAPALPYAVVAAISVLIIACPCAMGLAIPVSILVGTGRGAQLGILFRRGDALQRLASSRIVAFDKTGTLTQGKPSIVGIETAGTGRDDIIRLAAGIEAGSDHPLALAIIAGAEAEGISPAASSEVNALPGYGVSGIADGRKVLAGNLAAIRNAAIAPDESLLNFANRAASQGQTPVHVAIDGTHVAAIAIADPPREKSGEAIRELHDLGLKTALISGDVQEAADAVGKSLGIDLVRGGVTPEAKLETLAGLGDDTVFVGDGINDAPALAGADTGIAMGSGTDVAIEAAEVVLMQPDPSAVPLAVRLSRSVMRNIRQNLFWAFAYNALLIPVAMGLLVPFGGPQLSPMLAAAAMAMSSVFVVTNALRLRRFS